In a single window of the Tellurirhabdus bombi genome:
- a CDS encoding sugar phosphate isomerase/epimerase family protein: MTTRRSFLKNAGGYMALASMTPAVASANAPEMRDSANEDLFKLGMAGYTFVHFNLDQALEMMKKTDVHYLCIKDFHLPYASTPEQIAAFHEKLKNSGVTGYAVGPIYMKTNQEVDNAFAYAKRVGVKLIIGVPNTELLPYVDKKVKEYDFRFAIHNHGPDIELYPNAISIHNAIKDLDSRIGFCFDMGHDKRNGDDPVADLQTYSKRIFDIHLKNVTAASKAGKTCELGRGVIDIPAFVQMLRKVKYSGSCSLEYEKDMKDPLAGIAESVGYFKGVCDASRSGKRKA; encoded by the coding sequence ATGACAACACGAAGATCTTTTCTAAAAAATGCCGGCGGCTACATGGCCCTAGCCAGCATGACTCCCGCCGTCGCTTCTGCTAATGCGCCCGAAATGCGCGATTCTGCCAATGAGGATTTGTTCAAGTTGGGCATGGCGGGCTATACGTTTGTTCATTTCAATCTGGATCAGGCCCTGGAAATGATGAAGAAAACCGATGTGCATTACCTATGCATCAAGGACTTCCACCTCCCCTACGCCAGCACGCCCGAGCAAATTGCCGCCTTTCACGAAAAGCTGAAAAATTCGGGGGTGACGGGCTATGCCGTTGGTCCGATTTACATGAAAACAAACCAGGAGGTGGACAACGCCTTCGCCTACGCCAAACGCGTCGGTGTCAAACTCATTATCGGTGTTCCCAATACGGAGCTTCTCCCATACGTCGATAAGAAAGTAAAAGAGTACGATTTCCGGTTCGCCATCCACAATCACGGACCCGATATTGAGCTGTACCCTAACGCCATTTCTATCCACAACGCCATCAAAGACCTGGATTCCCGGATTGGCTTCTGCTTCGATATGGGCCACGATAAGCGCAACGGCGATGATCCGGTAGCGGACCTGCAAACCTATTCCAAACGCATTTTCGACATTCACCTCAAGAATGTTACGGCGGCTTCCAAGGCGGGGAAAACCTGCGAACTGGGCCGGGGCGTGATCGACATTCCGGCGTTTGTGCAAATGCTGCGGAAAGTTAAATACAGTGGGAGCTGTAGCCTGGAATACGAAAAAGACATGAAAGATCCGCTGGCGGGTATTGCCGAATCGGTGGGGTATTTCAAAGGTGTCTGCGACGCGTCGAGATCTGGAAAACGCAAGGCATAA
- the mnmA gene encoding tRNA 2-thiouridine(34) synthase MnmA — translation MSKHGRILVAMSGGIDSSLAAVLLHEQGYEVIGMTMKTWDYASSGGSKKETGCCSLDSINDARNIAVNLGFPHYILDIRNEFGDSVIDHFTGEYLEGRTPNPCVLCNTHIKWDALLRRADRLDCEFIATGHYAHIREENNRHIISKGVDTLKDQSYVLWGVSQESLSRTKLPLGHLRKSEIREMATERGFLELVTKSESYEICFVPDNDYRGFLKRRIPTLEKEVAGGNFVMEDGRVVGKHEGYPFYTIGQRKGLGIALGHPVFVTEIRKDTNEVVLGLDKDLYRDGMVVRKLNLQKYDRIEKPLETVTKIRYKDAGTPALISQVSDDQINVLFEQGVSAIAPGQAAVFYEGDDVIGGGWIMKSFRQTDSLSNN, via the coding sequence ATGAGTAAACACGGACGCATTTTGGTCGCCATGAGTGGCGGCATCGACTCCTCCCTGGCAGCAGTTCTGCTGCACGAACAAGGCTACGAAGTAATCGGTATGACCATGAAAACATGGGATTATGCCTCCTCCGGCGGTTCTAAAAAAGAAACCGGTTGTTGCAGCCTGGATTCCATCAACGACGCCCGCAACATTGCCGTCAATCTGGGCTTTCCCCATTATATCTTAGACATTCGGAATGAGTTTGGCGATTCGGTTATCGACCATTTTACGGGCGAATACCTCGAGGGACGGACCCCTAATCCCTGCGTTTTGTGCAACACACACATCAAATGGGACGCCCTGCTCCGCCGCGCCGACCGCCTTGATTGCGAGTTCATTGCGACGGGACATTACGCGCATATCCGGGAAGAAAACAACCGCCATATTATTTCCAAAGGCGTTGATACCCTGAAAGACCAGTCGTATGTTTTATGGGGGGTTTCGCAGGAAAGCCTGAGCCGCACCAAACTACCGCTGGGCCATCTGCGTAAATCCGAAATCCGCGAAATGGCCACCGAACGGGGCTTTCTTGAACTGGTTACGAAATCGGAATCCTACGAAATCTGCTTCGTTCCCGACAACGACTACCGGGGCTTCCTGAAACGCCGGATTCCGACGCTCGAAAAAGAGGTAGCAGGCGGTAATTTTGTAATGGAAGATGGCCGCGTCGTGGGCAAGCACGAAGGCTATCCGTTCTACACCATCGGCCAACGCAAAGGCTTAGGCATCGCGCTGGGACACCCGGTGTTTGTGACCGAAATCCGGAAAGATACCAACGAAGTGGTGCTGGGGCTCGACAAAGACTTGTACCGCGACGGGATGGTAGTCCGAAAACTGAATCTACAAAAATACGACCGCATCGAAAAACCGCTCGAAACGGTTACTAAAATTCGGTATAAAGACGCTGGTACTCCGGCCCTGATATCGCAGGTTTCCGACGACCAGATCAATGTTTTGTTTGAGCAGGGCGTTAGCGCCATCGCTCCCGGTCAGGCAGCCGTTTTCTACGAAGGTGACGATGTCATTGGCGGTGGCTGGATCATGAAAAGCTTCCGGCAAACAGACAGTTTGTCGAATAATTAA
- a CDS encoding sensor histidine kinase: MVLPLLQSKLRTIFSERLDARMKLGRIYAQACLVVLPWFVPLAGHLFWGARYLSSWSTFLGISLTLTGTTMLATALTVNIAWRVIKRFPEPHQSVYRVGLLAFLFVLLSLLFAQGMMRSFDALNLYGYRYQPQAALWILLFFALINILAAGLCEFAYAFTQWRVNKLEYQQFEQENLQTQLNEIREQVNPHFLFNSLNSLSVLIGENPQQAEQFVDELAKVYRYLLQVGENRLTTLEAEIQFIRSYSYLLSTRYGAGFTLQIDVADHYQCNLLPPLTLQLLVDNALKHNAVTTSRPLHITIKTTNSDRLLVQNTINKRQVKVPLRRAALATLIARYQQFNYGPIQVVPDDHYFTVDLPLQSTAPAL, from the coding sequence ATGGTGCTGCCTTTACTGCAAAGTAAATTACGGACAATTTTCAGCGAGCGGCTTGACGCCAGAATGAAGCTGGGCAGAATTTACGCCCAGGCTTGCCTTGTGGTTCTTCCCTGGTTTGTGCCACTGGCAGGCCACTTGTTCTGGGGCGCCAGATATCTTTCCAGTTGGTCAACCTTTCTGGGAATATCCCTCACCCTCACGGGCACTACCATGCTGGCTACTGCCTTGACGGTTAACATTGCGTGGCGGGTTATCAAACGCTTTCCAGAGCCTCATCAATCCGTCTACCGGGTTGGCCTTCTGGCCTTTCTGTTTGTGTTGCTAAGCCTGTTGTTTGCCCAGGGCATGATGCGGAGCTTCGACGCCCTTAATCTATACGGCTACCGATATCAACCCCAAGCCGCCCTCTGGATTCTTCTCTTTTTTGCGCTGATCAACATTCTGGCGGCGGGGCTTTGCGAATTTGCGTATGCCTTTACGCAGTGGCGGGTTAATAAACTGGAGTACCAGCAGTTTGAGCAGGAAAATTTACAAACTCAGCTCAACGAAATCAGGGAGCAGGTCAATCCGCATTTTCTATTTAACAGCCTGAATTCCTTATCCGTATTGATTGGCGAAAATCCGCAGCAAGCCGAACAGTTTGTGGATGAACTGGCCAAGGTTTACCGGTATCTGTTGCAGGTGGGCGAGAATCGGTTGACCACGCTGGAAGCAGAAATACAGTTTATCCGCTCCTATTCTTATTTGCTTTCTACCCGTTATGGGGCGGGATTTACGTTGCAGATCGACGTAGCCGACCACTACCAGTGCAACTTACTTCCTCCTCTAACCCTGCAACTCCTGGTAGATAATGCCTTAAAACACAACGCTGTTACAACGAGTCGTCCCCTTCACATTACCATTAAAACCACTAATTCCGATCGTCTGCTGGTTCAGAACACGATTAACAAACGCCAAGTAAAAGTGCCGCTGAGACGAGCCGCGTTGGCCACGCTGATTGCCCGGTATCAGCAATTTAATTACGGCCCCATTCAGGTTGTGCCCGACGATCATTATTTTACGGTCGATTTACCACTGCAATCGACCGCACCTGCCTTATGA
- a CDS encoding Gfo/Idh/MocA family protein: MENSRRDFIKKVALGTAGVSFGGLANGMSAKSYAKIVGANERLNIAIAGLGRRLDAYYEPIGKKDSNVELVYLCDVMQKQREAAVKKFAKHITYTPKLENDIRKVISDKNVDALINATPDHWHAPGTWMAVQGGKHVYVEKPCSHNPREGELLVAFQKKYNKVVQMGNQQRSSLESIDIINQIHNGVIGTPYKAVAFYAASRGEVPIPKKAPVPTGLDWELFQGPAPRKAYTHDTWDYNWHWYGWDYGTAESGNNATHELDVARWALKVDFPEHVAVEAAKRHFADDGWVMYDTMDATFRFPGNKIIKWDGKSRNAHKTYGSDRGTIIYGTNGSVYVDRGGYQLFSREGKVIKDSKSKGAEAGTALGGGGDMSTRHVVNFFEAIRGKEKQASPIDEGAKSVLLCHLANIAYRTNKPLDVDSKNGHIRDRDAMKLWGREYERGWEPVI; this comes from the coding sequence ATGGAAAATTCCAGAAGAGATTTTATCAAAAAAGTAGCCCTGGGAACCGCCGGGGTTTCGTTTGGTGGATTGGCTAATGGCATGTCGGCTAAAAGCTACGCCAAAATCGTGGGAGCTAACGAACGTTTGAATATAGCCATCGCCGGACTTGGTCGCCGACTGGACGCCTACTACGAACCCATTGGCAAAAAAGACAGCAATGTAGAACTGGTATATCTGTGTGATGTCATGCAGAAGCAACGTGAAGCGGCGGTGAAGAAATTCGCCAAACACATCACGTACACACCCAAGCTCGAAAACGACATTCGCAAAGTTATTTCCGATAAAAACGTGGATGCGCTCATCAACGCCACGCCCGATCACTGGCACGCGCCGGGAACCTGGATGGCGGTGCAGGGCGGCAAGCACGTATACGTCGAAAAACCGTGTAGCCACAATCCGCGCGAAGGCGAACTCCTGGTAGCGTTTCAGAAAAAATACAACAAGGTGGTTCAGATGGGAAACCAGCAACGCTCTTCCCTGGAGTCCATCGACATCATTAACCAGATTCACAACGGCGTGATCGGGACGCCTTACAAAGCCGTTGCTTTTTATGCAGCTTCCCGCGGGGAGGTGCCCATTCCTAAAAAAGCGCCCGTGCCCACCGGACTGGACTGGGAGTTGTTTCAGGGACCCGCGCCCCGCAAAGCGTACACGCACGACACCTGGGACTACAATTGGCACTGGTACGGCTGGGATTACGGCACCGCCGAAAGTGGTAACAACGCCACCCACGAACTGGACGTAGCCCGCTGGGCCTTGAAAGTTGACTTCCCCGAACACGTTGCGGTCGAAGCGGCCAAGCGGCACTTTGCGGACGACGGTTGGGTGATGTACGACACGATGGACGCTACCTTCCGCTTTCCCGGCAATAAAATCATCAAGTGGGACGGCAAAAGCCGCAACGCGCACAAGACCTACGGCAGCGATCGGGGAACGATTATTTACGGAACCAACGGCTCTGTTTACGTTGACCGGGGTGGCTACCAGTTGTTCAGCCGCGAAGGCAAAGTCATTAAAGACAGCAAGTCGAAAGGAGCCGAAGCCGGAACCGCTCTGGGCGGTGGCGGCGATATGTCGACGCGGCACGTGGTTAATTTCTTTGAAGCCATTCGGGGCAAAGAAAAACAAGCTTCGCCGATTGACGAAGGGGCCAAGAGTGTGTTGCTTTGCCACTTGGCCAACATTGCTTACCGCACCAACAAGCCGCTCGATGTTGATTCGAAAAACGGCCACATTCGCGACCGCGACGCCATGAAACTGTGGGGCCGGGAATACGAAAGAGGCTGGGAGCCGGTCATCTAA
- a CDS encoding OsmC family protein yields MKGQHSYTSTIRWTGNKGQGTMDYRAYDRNFTLLHPGKADILGSSDPAFRGDKTRHNPEDLLVDSLASCHMLWYLHLCAEAGIVVVAYEGEATGIMEETADGGGRFTEVTLRPIVTITDPQLIDQANALHHRANQLCFIANSVNFPVLHQPICRVSEERAH; encoded by the coding sequence ATGAAAGGACAGCATAGCTACACGTCAACCATTCGATGGACGGGCAACAAAGGCCAGGGAACGATGGATTATCGGGCGTATGACCGGAATTTTACGCTGTTGCATCCGGGTAAAGCGGATATTCTGGGATCATCAGACCCGGCCTTTCGGGGCGATAAAACCAGGCATAACCCGGAAGATTTGTTGGTCGATTCGTTGGCGTCTTGCCACATGCTGTGGTACCTGCATTTGTGTGCCGAGGCGGGGATTGTTGTTGTGGCGTATGAGGGCGAGGCCACGGGTATTATGGAAGAAACTGCGGATGGCGGTGGCCGTTTTACGGAGGTAACGCTTCGTCCCATCGTCACTATAACCGATCCCCAGCTTATAGATCAGGCCAACGCCTTGCACCACCGCGCCAATCAGCTTTGCTTTATTGCGAACTCAGTAAATTTTCCGGTTTTGCACCAGCCAATCTGTCGGGTTAGCGAAGAGCGGGCGCATTAG
- a CDS encoding DUF389 domain-containing protein, which produces MHRTLEVSVPADRTDQLIDHLCPYPEVIGLAVLRGASIKPKGDILTLSVLNRGADKVLQQIQTICTGSEYSIATAEQASLIDPQQDGLIEEDYDEAIWEEMETGLRHNGCITANYLSLMAIGGAVAAVGLVSDPAPQAISFVAAAVIAPGFDPLAKLSLGITLRKPGLIKKGIKSTLAGYALLVVAAAAAFWIMQWTGSASVIDFTTNPEVKHLSEPTSREMIMSVCGALAGGIMVASYRESFIAGPIIALAFIHASATIGVGLASGEWALSVEGLERFGLDILFIVAGCWFVFVIKQLFVHKRKPIV; this is translated from the coding sequence ATGCACCGGACCCTGGAAGTCTCCGTACCTGCCGACCGAACCGACCAATTAATTGACCATTTGTGTCCGTACCCGGAGGTAATCGGGCTTGCCGTTCTACGCGGTGCCTCCATCAAGCCTAAAGGAGACATATTGACACTCAGCGTATTAAACCGGGGAGCGGATAAAGTCCTTCAGCAAATCCAGACTATTTGTACCGGCTCGGAGTATAGCATCGCCACTGCGGAACAGGCTAGCCTGATTGATCCGCAACAAGACGGTCTTATCGAAGAAGACTACGACGAAGCCATCTGGGAAGAGATGGAAACGGGCCTGAGACACAACGGCTGCATTACCGCTAACTACTTGTCGCTGATGGCGATTGGCGGTGCTGTTGCGGCGGTTGGTCTGGTATCCGATCCGGCTCCTCAGGCCATTTCCTTCGTAGCGGCGGCGGTCATTGCACCCGGTTTTGACCCACTCGCCAAACTGTCGTTGGGGATTACGTTACGCAAGCCCGGCTTGATCAAAAAAGGCATAAAATCCACGCTGGCGGGTTACGCCTTACTCGTCGTAGCGGCGGCGGCGGCCTTCTGGATTATGCAATGGACCGGTTCAGCCAGCGTCATTGATTTTACGACTAACCCGGAAGTGAAGCATCTGTCAGAGCCTACCAGCCGGGAAATGATCATGTCCGTTTGCGGGGCGCTGGCGGGCGGCATTATGGTTGCCTCCTACCGGGAAAGCTTTATTGCCGGGCCTATTATTGCGCTGGCTTTTATTCACGCCTCGGCCACGATTGGGGTGGGTCTTGCCAGTGGTGAGTGGGCTTTGTCGGTCGAAGGGCTGGAACGCTTCGGGCTGGATATTTTATTTATCGTTGCGGGCTGCTGGTTTGTCTTCGTTATCAAGCAACTCTTTGTGCATAAGCGAAAACCCATTGTTTAG